The following are encoded together in the bacterium genome:
- a CDS encoding FAD-dependent oxidoreductase — translation MPAARASTRWRRRSRRTPASTSRSASAASSSWRARRSKRRRCARWRRARPPPASRPSGSIAAALRAAEPRVTPAALGAARFAGDATVHSGRLVAALAAAAWKRGAVLVPGGEVHAAVRAGDRVARVRITDTWVAPGTVVLAAGAWTPRIAGLAPDVGVVPVPGQMLALAMPPAALRHVVMHADGCLTPQPPDEAWCGGTVEPQGFARAVTATGVATLLADLARIVPEAAGWPIRRLWAGIRPCAPAGGPLVGREPSLENLIVASGHYRNGILLAPIAAETVAALVAGTPPPPEAIPFLPA, via the coding sequence GTGCCAGCCGCGCGCGCCTCGACGCGCTGGCGGCGTCGCTCGAGGCGGACACCGGCATCGACGTCGCGTTCCGCGTCTGCGGCGTCCTCCAGCTGGCGTGCGCGGCGCTCGAAGCGACGGCGCTGCGCGCGATGGCGTCGCGCCAGGCCGCCGCCGGCTTCGCGGCCGAGTGGCTCGATCGCCGCGGCGCTGCGCGCCGCGGAGCCGCGGGTGACGCCCGCCGCGCTCGGCGCCGCCCGCTTCGCCGGCGACGCCACGGTGCACAGCGGCCGCCTGGTCGCGGCGCTCGCAGCCGCGGCCTGGAAGCGGGGGGCGGTGCTCGTCCCCGGCGGCGAGGTGCACGCGGCGGTGCGGGCGGGCGACCGTGTCGCGCGGGTACGCATCACCGACACCTGGGTCGCGCCCGGGACGGTGGTGCTGGCCGCCGGCGCGTGGACGCCGCGCATCGCCGGTCTCGCACCCGACGTCGGCGTCGTGCCGGTGCCGGGGCAGATGCTCGCGCTGGCGATGCCGCCCGCGGCGCTGCGCCACGTCGTCATGCACGCCGACGGCTGCCTCACGCCGCAGCCGCCCGACGAGGCGTGGTGCGGCGGCACCGTCGAGCCGCAGGGCTTCGCGCGCGCGGTCACCGCCACCGGCGTCGCGACGCTGCTCGCCGACCTCGCGCGGATCGTACCCGAGGCGGCGGGCTGGCCGATCCGGCGGCTGTGGGCCGGCATCCGGCCCTGCGCGCCCGCGGGTGGACCGCTCGTCGGCCGCGAGCCGTCGCTGGAGAACCTGATCGTGGCGAGCGGGCACTACCGCAACGGCATCCTCCTCGCCCCGATCGCGGCCGAGACCGTCGCCGCGCTGGTCGCCGGGACGCCGCCGCCGCCCGAAGCGATCCCGTTTCTGCCGGCCTGA
- a CDS encoding methylated-DNA--[protein]-cysteine S-methyltransferase, with the protein MHPSDAVDDLLRAHFAPTTPPPDLARRALARLRDERAAVDRLLGEVAVTASAAGVTAVQPGVQVTPVDRAARRHVERARDELAAYLAGTRSWFSVPVDLSAVAPFQRRVLDAAAAIPFGETRPYAWIAACAGAPRAVRAVGTALGRNPVPLLVPCHRVLRSDGGLGGYSLGAGPSLKAALLALERRTPALEGCTTTRIVCRVGCPDLARVRGDRRVTFASVADAGEVGYRPCRACRPSDA; encoded by the coding sequence ATGCATCCGTCCGACGCCGTGGATGATCTGCTGCGGGCGCACTTCGCGCCCACGACCCCGCCGCCCGATCTCGCCCGGCGCGCGCTCGCCCGCCTGCGCGACGAGCGCGCCGCCGTCGATCGCCTGCTGGGCGAGGTCGCGGTGACGGCGAGCGCGGCGGGCGTGACCGCCGTGCAGCCGGGCGTCCAGGTCACGCCCGTCGATCGCGCCGCGCGCCGCCACGTCGAGCGGGCGCGCGACGAGCTGGCCGCCTACCTCGCGGGGACGCGGAGCTGGTTCTCGGTGCCCGTCGACCTGTCGGCGGTGGCGCCGTTCCAGCGCCGCGTGCTCGACGCGGCGGCGGCGATCCCGTTCGGCGAGACGCGGCCCTACGCCTGGATCGCGGCGTGCGCGGGGGCGCCGCGGGCGGTGCGTGCCGTCGGCACGGCGCTCGGCCGCAACCCGGTGCCGCTCCTCGTCCCCTGTCACCGCGTCCTGCGCAGCGACGGCGGGCTCGGCGGCTACTCGCTCGGCGCCGGGCCGTCGCTCAAGGCCGCGCTGCTCGCGCTCGAGCGGCGCACACCGGCGCTCGAGGGCTGCACCACGACGCGGATCGTCTGCCGCGTCGGCTGTCCCGACCTGGCGCGCGTGCGCGGCGACCGGCGGGTGACGTTCGCGAGCGTCGCCGACGCGGGCGAGGTCGGCTACCGGCCGTGCCGCGCCTGCCGGCCGAGCGACGCATGA
- a CDS encoding sigma-70 family RNA polymerase sigma factor, whose translation MQRIAGGDAGAFAALAERYTPRLHVVARRLLPTAADAEDAVQLALVRCWTAAGSYRPEWAVSTWLYRILANVCIDELRRAARTARTAAALPAGGVAAAADAGALDVDRALARVPREARVLLALRYVDGLSHAELARVRGISVNTVKSQLARGKRILHAALGEEDRHASVRRRG comes from the coding sequence ATGCAACGGATCGCGGGCGGCGACGCCGGCGCCTTCGCCGCCCTGGCGGAGCGCTACACGCCCCGGCTGCACGTCGTGGCCCGGCGTCTGCTCCCCACCGCGGCCGACGCCGAGGACGCCGTGCAGCTGGCGCTGGTGCGCTGCTGGACCGCGGCGGGCTCGTACCGGCCCGAATGGGCGGTGTCGACGTGGCTGTACCGCATCCTCGCCAACGTCTGCATCGACGAGCTGCGCCGCGCCGCGCGTACGGCGCGGACCGCCGCCGCGCTCCCGGCGGGTGGCGTCGCGGCGGCGGCCGACGCCGGCGCGCTCGACGTCGATCGGGCGCTCGCCCGCGTGCCGCGCGAGGCGCGCGTGCTGCTCGCCCTGCGCTACGTCGACGGGCTGTCGCACGCCGAGCTCGCGCGGGTGCGCGGCATCTCCGTCAATACCGTGAAGAGCCAGCTCGCGCGCGGGAAGCGCATCCTGCACGCGGCGCTCGGCGAGGAGGACCGTCATGCATCCGTCCGACGCCGTGGATGA
- a CDS encoding zf-TFIIB domain-containing protein: MDDSKDRLGKKLQEREKAAEDSWIAEQEKAKLEKLRREQAASSHPAICPKCAAPLRWVRHHGVCVDECPNGHGVWIATEEIETLAQRERDGWVGRYFFQPKLVTD, from the coding sequence ATGGACGACTCCAAGGACCGCCTCGGTAAGAAGCTCCAGGAGCGCGAGAAGGCTGCGGAAGACAGCTGGATCGCGGAGCAGGAGAAGGCGAAGCTCGAGAAGCTGCGCCGGGAGCAGGCGGCCTCGTCCCATCCGGCCATCTGCCCGAAGTGCGCGGCCCCGCTGCGCTGGGTGCGCCACCACGGCGTGTGCGTCGACGAGTGCCCCAACGGCCACGGCGTATGGATCGCGACCGAGGAGATCGAGACGTTGGCGCAGCGCGAGCGCGACGGCTGGGTCGGCCGCTACTTCTTCCAGCCGAAGCTCGTCACCGACTGA
- a CDS encoding riboflavin synthase — protein sequence MFTGIIQSTGRIERIAKQGTGLRLTLRPDRAMPRLALGESVAVSGACLTVTSGTGRRFTVDVSPETLRRTTLGTAIRGRRVNLERALRLGDRMGGHVVQGHVDAVGRVDAITPDGDWVLYRFKAPRGVAPYLVEKGSIAIDGVSLTVFACQGGTFTVALIPHTLKATTLIDRVPGDAVNLEADILLKQIAAMLKSRLLPGTRAPVQAAPARARARSRRTPARRSAR from the coding sequence GTGTTCACGGGCATCATCCAGTCGACCGGCCGCATCGAGCGGATCGCGAAGCAGGGCACCGGGCTGCGCCTGACCCTGCGGCCCGACCGCGCGATGCCGCGCCTGGCCCTCGGCGAGAGCGTCGCCGTCTCGGGCGCCTGCCTGACGGTGACGAGCGGCACCGGACGCCGCTTCACCGTCGATGTCTCCCCCGAGACGCTGCGCCGCACGACGCTCGGCACCGCCATCCGGGGGCGGCGCGTCAATCTCGAGCGCGCGCTGCGTCTCGGCGACCGCATGGGCGGCCACGTCGTCCAGGGCCACGTCGACGCCGTCGGCCGGGTCGACGCCATCACCCCCGACGGCGACTGGGTGCTCTACCGCTTCAAGGCCCCGCGCGGCGTCGCGCCCTATCTCGTCGAGAAGGGCTCGATCGCGATCGACGGCGTCAGCCTCACCGTCTTCGCCTGCCAGGGCGGCACGTTCACCGTGGCCCTGATCCCGCACACGCTGAAGGCGACGACGCTGATCGACCGCGTCCCCGGCGACGCGGTCAACCTCGAGGCCGACATCCTGCTGAAGCAGATCGCGGCCATGCTGAAGTCGCGGCTGCTGCCGGGCACGCGCGCGCCGGTGCAGGCCGCACCGGCCAGGGCACGCGCCCGATCGCGACGCACTCCCGCCCGCCGCTCGGCGCGCTGA
- a CDS encoding FAD-binding protein, protein MRVVVCVKHVPIMSQLRFDPETKRLVRDGVRGEASAFDVRALVAAVALRAKHGGEVVALTMGPPAARESLEHCLALGADRGVHVGDPALAGSDTLATARALAAAIRAEAPDLVLVGRSSVDAETGQVGPETAELLGWAQATVVRRLELDPVARTFEAERETDDGFELVTGALPVLISVAEDIAEERFPNKVERQAAAEKPIAGRSLADLGLAPNQVGAEGSPTWVAQLEEVAVTRAGDILEGGDVAELAARLRERLHALGALTPAPPREPLPARTPGNAPPVWVVVESHAVAVRPVTFELLTKAALLATALGAPVEAVVIGPGAAHAAALAAAGADRILVADHEALDPYTTDAHAEILATAIRTRRPRLVLLGSTVRGRDLAPRVAARLGLGLTGDAIDLELDPEGNVRAMKPAFGGTVVAPILSRTIPDMATVRPGLLHAAGPDPSRRAEIVRLDAGTPASRVRVAASTPLPAGTDADLDEAPIVLGVGKGVGGPTALPAICALAARIGGAVAATREVTDAGWLPRQLQIGLTGRAVAPRLYVGLGVGGTLEHMVGLRRAGTIVGVNKSPKAPIRKAADVTVVADVLELLPHLESALRP, encoded by the coding sequence ATGCGCGTCGTCGTGTGCGTGAAGCACGTCCCGATCATGTCCCAGCTCCGCTTCGACCCGGAGACGAAGCGGCTCGTGCGCGACGGCGTCCGCGGCGAGGCGAGCGCCTTCGACGTACGCGCGCTCGTCGCGGCGGTCGCGCTGCGCGCGAAGCACGGCGGCGAGGTGGTCGCGCTGACGATGGGCCCGCCGGCGGCGCGGGAGTCGTTGGAGCACTGCCTCGCGCTCGGCGCCGACCGCGGCGTCCACGTCGGCGACCCGGCGCTCGCGGGCTCGGACACGCTGGCGACGGCGCGCGCGCTCGCGGCGGCGATCCGCGCCGAGGCGCCCGATCTCGTGCTGGTCGGCCGCTCGAGCGTCGACGCCGAGACCGGTCAGGTGGGGCCCGAGACGGCGGAGCTGCTCGGCTGGGCGCAGGCCACCGTCGTGCGTCGCCTCGAGCTCGATCCGGTCGCGCGCACCTTCGAGGCCGAGCGCGAGACCGACGACGGCTTCGAGCTCGTCACCGGCGCGCTGCCGGTGCTGATCTCCGTCGCCGAGGACATCGCCGAGGAGCGCTTCCCCAACAAGGTGGAGCGCCAGGCCGCGGCCGAGAAGCCGATCGCCGGGCGCAGCCTCGCCGACCTCGGGCTGGCGCCGAACCAGGTCGGCGCCGAGGGCTCACCGACGTGGGTGGCGCAGCTGGAAGAGGTGGCGGTGACGCGCGCCGGCGATATCCTCGAGGGGGGCGACGTCGCCGAGCTGGCGGCGCGGCTGCGCGAGCGGCTGCACGCGCTCGGCGCCCTCACGCCCGCGCCGCCGCGCGAGCCGTTGCCCGCGCGCACGCCGGGCAACGCGCCGCCGGTGTGGGTCGTGGTAGAGAGCCATGCGGTCGCGGTGCGGCCGGTCACGTTCGAGCTGCTCACCAAGGCCGCGCTGCTCGCCACGGCGCTCGGCGCTCCGGTCGAGGCGGTCGTGATCGGCCCGGGCGCGGCCCACGCCGCCGCGCTCGCCGCCGCGGGCGCCGATCGCATCTTGGTCGCCGACCACGAGGCCCTCGACCCGTACACCACCGACGCACACGCCGAGATCCTCGCGACCGCGATCCGCACGCGCCGCCCGCGGCTCGTGCTGCTCGGCTCGACGGTGCGCGGCCGCGACCTCGCACCGCGGGTGGCGGCGCGGCTCGGGCTCGGGCTCACCGGCGACGCCATCGACCTCGAGCTCGATCCCGAGGGCAACGTGCGCGCCATGAAGCCGGCGTTCGGCGGCACCGTCGTGGCGCCGATCCTGTCGCGCACGATCCCCGACATGGCGACGGTGCGTCCCGGCCTGCTGCACGCGGCGGGGCCCGATCCGTCGCGGCGCGCCGAGATCGTGCGGCTCGACGCCGGCACGCCGGCGTCGCGCGTCCGCGTCGCCGCGTCGACGCCGCTGCCGGCGGGCACGGACGCCGATCTCGACGAGGCGCCGATCGTGCTCGGCGTCGGCAAGGGCGTCGGCGGACCGACGGCGCTGCCGGCGATCTGCGCGCTGGCCGCGCGCATCGGCGGTGCGGTCGCCGCGACGCGCGAGGTCACCGACGCCGGCTGGCTGCCGCGCCAGCTCCAGATCGGGCTCACCGGCCGCGCCGTCGCGCCGCGCCTCTACGTCGGGCTCGGCGTCGGCGGCACGCTCGAGCACATGGTCGGGCTGCGTCGTGCCGGCACCATCGTCGGCGTCAACAAGAGCCCGAAGGCGCCCATTCGCAAGGCGGCCGACGTGACCGTCGTCGCCGACGTGCTCGAGCTGCTGCCCCACCTCGAGAGCGCGCTGCGGCCGTGA
- a CDS encoding TetR/AcrR family transcriptional regulator: MDAREKILETAKRLFSSQGYANTSLSQVAKEAEVSKALIFWHFENKETLFRTAVQRTLEPYFINVVDELEGLSEVDQIKRLIDEYYAFVSRNLYSVKFFLSLILRDEKHPDDLVGHMSELQRVYVNLMADIIESGRQKGVFRAGVTPQLDAGLVMSALHGILVQGFLRNEPPEHSAELLAHLKATLVDTLRR; the protein is encoded by the coding sequence ATGGACGCCCGCGAGAAGATCCTCGAGACCGCGAAGCGGCTGTTCTCCTCGCAGGGCTACGCCAACACCTCGCTGTCCCAGGTGGCGAAGGAGGCCGAGGTCTCGAAGGCGCTGATCTTCTGGCACTTCGAGAACAAGGAGACGCTCTTCCGCACCGCCGTGCAGCGCACCCTCGAGCCGTACTTCATCAACGTCGTCGACGAGCTGGAGGGGCTGTCCGAGGTCGATCAGATCAAACGGCTGATCGACGAGTACTACGCCTTCGTCTCGCGGAACCTCTACTCGGTGAAGTTCTTTCTGAGCCTCATCCTGCGCGACGAGAAGCATCCCGACGATCTCGTCGGGCACATGAGCGAGCTGCAGCGCGTCTACGTGAACCTGATGGCGGACATCATCGAGAGCGGGCGCCAGAAGGGCGTGTTCCGCGCCGGCGTCACGCCGCAGCTCGACGCCGGGCTGGTGATGAGCGCGCTGCACGGCATCCTGGTGCAGGGGTTTCTGCGCAACGAGCCGCCGGAGCACTCCGCCGAGCTGCTGGCGCACCTCAAGGCGACGCTCGTCGACACGCTGCGGCGTTGA
- a CDS encoding ABC1 kinase family protein — protein sequence MISGRPRRFAAQAALVARVYAGYKGVQLRYRLGVGEPDEALHRHHQWSAEAAYDLAIRLQGLPIKVCQFLGSRADILPDQFVTVLSRLQDRVPPRPLARLRPHLEAALGRSVDTAFARFDERPLASASLAQVHRARLHDGREVAVKIQYPEIADVVRDDIGNFALLVGLLARLEPRFDFRVLVDEVTKLVPLELDFLHEAENAERMAACLAGRDDVMVPRVVRELSSRRVLVTEFAAGVRCTDLAALERMGVDPRDVARRLSELFAEMILTHGFFHGDPHPGNILVQPGPRLVLLDFGLAKSLPPDFREGILRLTFAIVSGDAAAIAAAFRGLGFRTRDESDESLAVLGEAFLGFALRNGRAYADAEIVAKFNDEVPDALKRNPLVQIPGDILLVGRVMGILSGVGKQLGSEVDPASVLLPHLAGIPPAGSA from the coding sequence ATGATCTCGGGACGCCCGCGACGCTTCGCCGCCCAGGCCGCGCTCGTGGCGCGCGTGTACGCCGGCTACAAGGGCGTCCAGCTGCGCTACCGGCTCGGCGTCGGCGAGCCCGACGAAGCCCTGCACCGCCATCATCAGTGGAGCGCCGAGGCGGCGTACGACCTCGCCATCCGCCTCCAGGGTTTGCCGATCAAGGTCTGTCAGTTCCTCGGCTCGCGCGCCGACATCCTGCCCGACCAGTTCGTCACCGTCCTCTCGCGGCTCCAGGACCGCGTACCGCCGCGGCCGCTGGCGCGCCTGCGGCCGCACCTCGAGGCCGCTCTCGGCCGCTCGGTCGACACGGCGTTCGCGCGCTTCGACGAGCGACCGCTGGCCTCGGCGTCGCTGGCCCAGGTGCACCGCGCGCGCCTGCACGACGGCCGCGAGGTCGCGGTGAAGATCCAGTACCCCGAGATCGCCGACGTGGTGCGCGACGACATCGGCAACTTCGCGCTCCTCGTCGGCCTCCTCGCGCGCCTCGAGCCGCGCTTCGACTTCCGCGTGCTGGTCGACGAGGTGACGAAGCTCGTGCCGCTGGAGCTCGACTTCCTGCACGAGGCCGAGAACGCCGAGCGCATGGCCGCATGCCTCGCCGGTCGCGACGACGTCATGGTGCCGCGGGTGGTGCGCGAGCTGTCGTCGCGGCGCGTCCTCGTCACCGAGTTCGCCGCGGGCGTCCGTTGCACCGACCTCGCCGCGCTGGAGCGCATGGGCGTCGACCCGAGGGACGTCGCGCGGCGGCTCTCCGAGCTGTTCGCCGAGATGATCCTCACCCACGGCTTCTTCCACGGCGATCCGCATCCGGGGAACATCCTCGTCCAGCCGGGGCCGCGCCTCGTGCTGCTCGACTTCGGCCTCGCCAAGTCGCTGCCGCCGGACTTCCGCGAGGGCATCCTGCGGCTGACGTTCGCGATCGTGTCCGGCGACGCGGCGGCGATCGCGGCGGCCTTCCGCGGCCTCGGCTTCCGCACCCGCGACGAGTCCGACGAGAGCCTCGCCGTGCTGGGCGAGGCGTTCCTCGGCTTCGCGCTGCGCAACGGGCGCGCCTACGCCGACGCGGAGATCGTCGCCAAGTTCAACGACGAGGTGCCGGACGCGCTGAAGCGCAATCCGCTGGTGCAGATCCCCGGCGACATCCTCCTCGTGGGCCGGGTGATGGGCATCCTCTCGGGCGTCGGCAAGCAGCTCGGGTCGGAGGTCGATCCGGCCTCGGTGCTGCTGCCCCACCTGGCCGGGATTCCGCCGGCCGGCTCCGCCTGA
- a CDS encoding 2OG-Fe(II) oxygenase, producing the protein MSAADAVARRVARIDPAALARDLAVQGWALTPPLLAAAECDALVRTWNDDARFRRTVDMARFRFGEGTYRYFAAPLPPLVAALRAGLYPLLARACGDADLPPTLDRFLARCAAAGQRRPTPLLLRYAAGGYNCLHQDRYGEVAFPLQATILLSRPGADFSGGEFLLVEQRPRAQSIARVVPLGRGQAVVFPNQHRPVQGTRGTYRVSVRHGVGEVRSGVRFALGVIFHDAA; encoded by the coding sequence ATGAGCGCCGCCGACGCCGTCGCGCGCCGGGTCGCGCGGATCGATCCGGCGGCGCTGGCGCGCGATCTGGCGGTCCAGGGCTGGGCGCTGACGCCGCCGCTGCTGGCCGCCGCGGAGTGCGACGCGCTCGTGCGCACGTGGAACGACGACGCGCGCTTCCGCCGCACGGTCGACATGGCCCGCTTCCGCTTCGGCGAGGGCACGTATCGCTACTTCGCGGCGCCGCTGCCGCCGCTCGTCGCCGCGCTGCGCGCCGGGCTGTATCCGCTCCTGGCGCGCGCCTGCGGCGACGCCGACCTGCCGCCGACGCTGGACCGCTTCCTCGCCCGCTGCGCGGCGGCGGGGCAGCGCCGGCCGACGCCGCTCCTGCTGCGCTACGCCGCCGGCGGCTACAACTGTCTCCATCAGGACCGCTACGGCGAGGTCGCCTTCCCGCTCCAGGCGACGATCCTCCTGTCGCGTCCCGGCGCGGACTTCAGCGGCGGCGAGTTCCTGCTCGTCGAGCAGCGGCCGCGCGCCCAGTCGATCGCGCGCGTGGTGCCGCTCGGACGCGGGCAGGCCGTGGTCTTCCCGAACCAGCACCGCCCGGTGCAGGGCACCCGCGGCACGTACCGCGTGAGCGTGCGGCACGGCGTCGGCGAGGTGCGCAGCGGCGTGCGCTTCGCGCTCGGCGTCATCTTCCACGACGCCGCATGA